One window of the Pogoniulus pusillus isolate bPogPus1 chromosome 38, bPogPus1.pri, whole genome shotgun sequence genome contains the following:
- the ST3GAL4 gene encoding CMP-N-acetylneuraminate-beta-galactosamide-alpha-2,3-sialyltransferase 4 isoform X2 yields MLNKSRGKLLGVLALFLVMVWYSIYREDSFYFPVQDNRTSCPLGEVERKAPQLIGNYSRAQPLFLQLRDYFWVKAPSLYELPYGTKGSEDALLRLLSITHYSLPDSIQRLNNAPVQGYEQDVGTRTTLRLFYPESAHFNPRAENNPDTLLVLVPFKPMDFLWMEAILNDKKRVRKGFWKQPPLIWDANPEQVRILNPYYMEVTAAKLLNLPMRQPRKVKQKPTTGLLAITLALHFCDLVHIAGFGYPDSAQGKQSIHYYEQITLKSMAASEHNVSREAVAIRRMLQLGLVKNLTYF; encoded by the exons aTGCTCAACAAGTCTC gagggaagctgctgggggtgctggcgcTGTTCCTGGTGATGGTTTGGTACTCGATCTACCGGGAGGACAG CTTCTACTTCCCGGTGCAGGACAACAGAACCTCCTGTCCCCTgggggaggtggagaggaaggCGCCGCAGCTGATCGGGAA CTACTCCAGGGCACAGCctctcttcctgcagctgcGGGACTACTTCTGGGTGAAGGCTCCATCGCTCTACGAGCTGCCCTACGGCACCAAGGGAAGCG AAGATGCCCTCCTGCGCCTGCTCTCCATCACCCACTACTCCCTGCCCGACAGCATCCAGAG GTTGAACAACGCCCCGGTGCAGGGCTACGAGCAGGACGTGGGCACCAGGACCACCTTGCGCCTCTTCTACCCAGAGTCTGCCCACTTCAACCCGCGGGCAGAGAACAACCCTGACaccctgctggtgctggtgcccTTCAAGCCCATGGACTTCCTGTGGATGGAGGCCATCCTCAACGACAAGAAGAGG GTGCGGAAGGGCTTCTGGAAGCAGCCCCCCTTGATCTGGGATGCCAACCCGGAGCAGGTGAGGATCCTCAACCCCTACTACATGGAGGTcactgctgctaagctgctCAACCTGCCCATGAGGCAGCCACGGAAGGTCAAACAG AAGCCCACCACAGGCCTCTTGGCCATCACCCTGGCGCTGCACTTCTGCGACCTGGTGCACATCGCAGGCTTTGGCTACCCGGACTCAGCCCAGGGCAAGCAAAGCATCCACTACTACGAGCAGATCACCCTCAAGTCCATGGCC GCGTCGGAGCACAACGTGTCCCGCGAGGCCGTGGCCATCCggaggatgctgcagctggggctggtgaaGAACCTCACCTACTTCTGA
- the ST3GAL4 gene encoding CMP-N-acetylneuraminate-beta-galactosamide-alpha-2,3-sialyltransferase 4 isoform X1 yields the protein MLNKSRGKLLGVLALFLVMVWYSIYREDSFYFPVQDNRTSCPLGEVERKAPQLIGNYSRAQPLFLQLRDYFWVKAPSLYELPYGTKGSEDALLRLLSITHYSLPDSIQSLSCRRCAVVGNGHRLRNSSMGDTIDSYDVVIRLNNAPVQGYEQDVGTRTTLRLFYPESAHFNPRAENNPDTLLVLVPFKPMDFLWMEAILNDKKRVRKGFWKQPPLIWDANPEQVRILNPYYMEVTAAKLLNLPMRQPRKVKQKPTTGLLAITLALHFCDLVHIAGFGYPDSAQGKQSIHYYEQITLKSMAASEHNVSREAVAIRRMLQLGLVKNLTYF from the exons aTGCTCAACAAGTCTC gagggaagctgctgggggtgctggcgcTGTTCCTGGTGATGGTTTGGTACTCGATCTACCGGGAGGACAG CTTCTACTTCCCGGTGCAGGACAACAGAACCTCCTGTCCCCTgggggaggtggagaggaaggCGCCGCAGCTGATCGGGAA CTACTCCAGGGCACAGCctctcttcctgcagctgcGGGACTACTTCTGGGTGAAGGCTCCATCGCTCTACGAGCTGCCCTACGGCACCAAGGGAAGCG AAGATGCCCTCCTGCGCCTGCTCTCCATCACCCACTACTCCCTGCCCGACAGCATCCAGAG CCTGAGCTGCCGCCGCTGCGCGGTGGTGGGCAATGGGCACAGGCTCCGCAACAGCTCCATGGGGGACACCATCGACAGCTACGATGTGGTCATCAG GTTGAACAACGCCCCGGTGCAGGGCTACGAGCAGGACGTGGGCACCAGGACCACCTTGCGCCTCTTCTACCCAGAGTCTGCCCACTTCAACCCGCGGGCAGAGAACAACCCTGACaccctgctggtgctggtgcccTTCAAGCCCATGGACTTCCTGTGGATGGAGGCCATCCTCAACGACAAGAAGAGG GTGCGGAAGGGCTTCTGGAAGCAGCCCCCCTTGATCTGGGATGCCAACCCGGAGCAGGTGAGGATCCTCAACCCCTACTACATGGAGGTcactgctgctaagctgctCAACCTGCCCATGAGGCAGCCACGGAAGGTCAAACAG AAGCCCACCACAGGCCTCTTGGCCATCACCCTGGCGCTGCACTTCTGCGACCTGGTGCACATCGCAGGCTTTGGCTACCCGGACTCAGCCCAGGGCAAGCAAAGCATCCACTACTACGAGCAGATCACCCTCAAGTCCATGGCC GCGTCGGAGCACAACGTGTCCCGCGAGGCCGTGGCCATCCggaggatgctgcagctggggctggtgaaGAACCTCACCTACTTCTGA